The Gracilimonas sediminicola sequence CTTTTTGTGAGCTTTCATCCATTAGTAAAGATTTACAGAAACACCGGCAGACAGCACCTGCTTAAGCTGTACTTCACTGGAAAAGTCGTTATCGTAGCGAAGTTCAAACTGAAAAGAGGCACTCACAATACTGTTGATTTGCCCGACCAGTTCATTTCCCCACATTACGTCTGTTTCACTGACGGGGATCAGGAAATTGGTGAAGGTTTCGAGGCTGCTGCTGTACATAATGTTTTCGGCCACTTGTTTTTCAAATGTAATGCCGGTCGTTAAACCACCTTCTGACCGGAAGTTATCGCCCGGATCAAGGCCATAAACGGCAGATAAGCTATCATCATTTACAATGGTTTGCTTAAGCCCCAAACCTGCCTCAAAGGTAAAGGAATTACCGGGTTCGTATGCCAAACCAACGCCTTCATTAATATAAGCCGGTGCCATAAAATCTGATATCAACTCATCAGGAACCCCTTCTTCACTATTGTATTCGTACCCCTTATCAAACTGGGTTTGAAAACCTATCACCCCGTAAGCAGCAAGCGAACCGTCTTCCCTGAAGGTATAAGTAAATCGGTTTCTGATGGAAATAAGGTCATCTGTTTTACGGACCCCTTCGTTCTTAATTCTGGATTGTCCATACTTAACGTTGGTTCTGAATCCATAGGCAAATTGGTCCTGCCGGTAAAGTAAATTTAGGACGGATGAACCTGTTCCGCTTACTGAGCTTGCACCACCCTGCGACCAGTTGCTGTAGGCTGCTTGTGAGCCATTGAAACTAGCCACCCATTTTTGCTCCCATCCGCTTAGAGTATCCGGGATGGTAATGGTTTGGGCTGAAACTGTTAGTGAAATAAAACTTAAAAAAAGAAAGGCTGTTAAAGCTTTAATTCTGATAGTCATTTTACAATTTTGATTGATTAATTATTCTTAAAAAGTACGGCTTGGCTGAGGCTACCGTCTTTAAGCATTACCTCAATATGTTCTCCGGGCTTAGTCGGTACTGTTATTCCCATCAAGTCTGTTCGTAACGGGTATTTGCGGTGTCCGCGATCCAATAAAGCAGCGATTTCGATACTTTCGGGTTCGTAAACACTGCAAACCGCCGACAGTGCGCTAAACATAGTTTTGCCAGAGAAAATCACATCATCAACAAGCAGTACAAACTTATCGTTGCAATCCGGGAGGCTGCTTTTGGAGGCTTTCCCTTGTACATCATATCGGTGAACCGCTATATCTGTTCCCATTAATTCTTCGAGGCTCTCCCCAAGAAGCCGGGCCGTTGCTTCTCCCCGTTCATTCAAGCCAATCAATACCATTTCACCTTCATTCTCTTTATTGATTCGCTCCCAAACCTGTATCGCCATTCGCTTAAGCGTGCGCTCCATCCGCGCCCGATCCATTAAAACAATCTGCTTTTTCATAACCTGACTTTAAAAATTTAGACAAATGTACCGTTTTCTTTACTTAGTGTTAAAAAATAACATAAAAAACATGGCACAATTTGTTATCTTAACAGTGTTAACCTCAACCCAAAAGAGAGAACTATGAAACGTGTACTTGGAACATTATTAGTAAGTGCCACTGCCTTTGCCGGAGGCATGGTAACCGCGTTACTGCTATCCCCAAAAAGCGGTGAAGTAAACCGACGCTGGGTAAGCAAGCAGGGGAAAAAGACCAAAGGCATTCTGGAAGAAAAAAGCCGTAAATGGAAAGAAGACAGCGAGAAGAGAATTGACCGCTTTTCCAAAGGCGTGAAAAGAACGCTGAAAGATTCCGTCCCCAATTTATACGAAGCCACTGAAAATCTTCATTTTTCTGAGGGGGAAGAAGTAGAAGAAATTACCCGACATGGCTAAACCGGGCTTTGCACATTCTGAAGCCTTTTTGCAATGGATTTGGGAAAACCTGCTTTTTGATTTTTCGGACTTGCAAACAACGTCCGGGCATGCTGTTACCATCCTGAATCCCGGGAAGAAAAACGTCTCAGACGGGCCTGATTTCAAGCAGGCTACACTTGAAATTGACGGGCTTCGCTGGCATGGTGATATTGAGCTTCACACTAAAAGCTCCAACTGGAGATCACACGCTCATCACACGGATCCAAATTTTAATAGCGTGGTTCTGCATGTTGTAGCCGACTCAAATCCTGAACAAGTTCAGACCCAAAATCGCAGCCGGCCTTACACGCTCAATATTTTACCCTATCTCTCTGAAAAATTACACGTATTCTTAAAGAATTTTGAAGAACACTCCCCTGAGTTACCCTGCACCTCCGGTTTTCATTTTATTTCTGAAGAAGCTTTTTACCGCCAGATAGAACAAGCACACCGGGAGTATTTTGAAAAGAAATCCGATGATTTTCTCACCTTTTTTGATCCTAACCTGCTTCCATCCAAAGCCTGGAAACAAGCCCTCATTATTTCTCTTTGGGATGGGCTCGGCATTCCGCACAATCGGGAAGCCATGGCTACCACTGCCGCAGAGCTGTTAAAAAAATGGGATGGGCAGGATATAAAAGAAGCTAAGGCAATGAGCCTGGAAATTGCAGGTTTCACAAACGCCGATTCAGATCTGAACTGGAATTATAAATCAGTCCGCCCCGCCAATCACCCTGAAAAGCGGATTGAACAGGCTGTAGAATTAAGTGCGGCTATTCTTCAGGAACCATTTAATCATTTTCTTGCTACTGAAGCGATTCACCTCTGGGAGCAATGGTTCCGGAAAGCGGCGCTCAACCAAACCGCCCGCTTCGAGATTTTATTTGGCACGGTCTATCTTCCCGCACTCTTTATGCTGGGAAATTTATTTGCTTCCGGCCGGCTGAAATCTGCTTCACTCTCAAGCTGGAAAAATTTAAGAACCCCGATACCGGCCTCTTTGCTCAAAAAGTTCCGGCCTTTCCATCTTCAGGACAAACGATATCGCAAAAAGCTGGGCTCAATCCACCAATTAAATTCATATTGCAAAGCTTCCCGATGCTCTGAATGTTTTGTACTAAAAAAAGCGATTCAGTCTTGATTGCTTTTAAAGTGATTTCTATCTTTGGAGTCTGTCAATGACATGAATTGCCCGGTCGTCTAATGGCAGGACAGCTGGTTTTGGTCCAGTCAGTGGGGGTTCGAATCCTCCCCGGGCAACATATTTAGCTAAAGGATGACTGTTAAGCCATCCTTTTTGTTTATTAGCTGTTGTTTACATGAGTAACTCACAGCATTAACCTGAACTGAAAGCCCGCGCAAAGTGGACACACCTCTGGCGATTTTTTCCGGAACAAGTAACCCGGCTTTGGCAAGAGCAATTGCTGAAGAATATGGCACATCATTAGGTGATGTGACTATTAAAAAGTTTTCAGATGGAGAGCAGTACGTTAAGTACGAGCAAAGCATTCGGGGCGAAGACATTTTTGTGATACAGTCTACGCCTCCTCCCGGTGATAACATTATCGAACTTTTGTTATTGCTGGATGCCGCTAAACGAGCTTCAGTGAAAAGGGTAACCGCCGTTATTCCCTATTTTGGATATGCCCGGCAGGATCGTAAAGATCAGCCCCGGGTGTCAATAGGTTCAAAATTGATGGCTAACCTGCTGGTTAAAGCCGGTGCCGATCGCATCTTAACGATGGATTTGCACGCAGCTCAGATACAAGGATTTTTTGATATCCCGCTTGACCATTTATATGCAAGCCGGGCTTTTATTGATCATTTTACTTCCAACCCTATCGATAACCTGGTAGTGGTAGCTCCTGATGTTGGCAGCCTTAAAATGGCACGTGCTTACTCTAAAAAATTGGGCGCTACGCTGGCATTTATTGATAAGAGAAGGCCTAAAGCCAACCAATCTGAAATCATGAACCTGATTGGGGAAGTAGAAGGAAAGAATGTGTTAATCGTCGATGATTTGATCGACACAGCCGGAACATTGACGAATGCTGCAGCAGCTTTGAAAGAACGAGGCGCGCTCAGTATTGTCGCAATTTGTACACACCCGATTTTGTCGGGTCCGGCATTTCAGCGAATCGAAGATTCGCCTATTGATGAGTTGTTGGTAACGGATACCGTTCAGCTTCGCCAGCCTTCGGATAAGATTAAAGTGCTGAGCATTGCGAATATTTTTGCTGAAGCTATACAACGCATTCACACTAACGACACTATCAGTGCACTGTTTGATAATTAATGATTAAGGTAAACGCATTATGGCATACCCAGAATTAGTAAAACTTGAAGGAAAGGTCAGAGAGACCAGCAAAAAGGCGAATAAAGCGCTCAGGGAAGAATTACGTGTCCCGGCTGTTCTCTATGGTCCTGATGTTGAGGAAAATGTTCACTTTTCTATTGATGAACTTGAATTAGAGAAGATTTTAAGAAAGCCTCAAACCAAGCTTCAGGAACTCACTGTTGACGGCAAATCCTACAAAACTCTGTTAAAAAGAACGGAATTCGACCCGGTTACAGACCGTCCGATCCATGCCGACTTTTACGTATTGGCTGACGATCAAAAAGTTACACTTCGTGTTCCTATCAAGATTTCAGGAAATGCGAAAGGGGTTGTTGAAAATGGTGGTCGCGTATTCAAACCAATGAATTTTGTGCGAATTCGCGTACTTCCAGCTGACATTCCTGCAGAGTTTGAAATTGACATTTCTCCACTCGAAATCGGCCAGTCTTTCCATATTTCTGATTTGGAACTGGAAGGTATTATTCCTTTGGATGACCTCAGCCGAACCATCGTAACCATTCGTCCTCCGAAAGGTGCCGACTTCCTCGAAAATCTTGTGGCCGGTATTACTGAAGAGACCGAAGAAGAAGTTGTTGCTGAAGGCGAAGCGGCCGAAGGTGAAGAACTTGCTGAAGGCGAAGAAGCTCCTGAAGGTGAGGAAGGAGAAGATTCTTCTGAAGAAAAAACAGAAGAATAACATTTATTTGATACCCGAGAACGGTAACGTGATCCCTGCTTGATATGTCCCTTATTGTTGGATTAGGAAATATCGGGCAAGAATATGAAGGAACACGTCACAACATCGGTTTTGAAATTGTTGACGCGATAGCTGAAACTCTTTCTACCACATTTAGGCCTGGAAACGGGCCTTTTGTGGTTGCAGAAGGAAGGCATCGCGGGCGGAAAGTGGTGTTGATTAAGCCAACTACTTATATGAATAGAAGTGGTGTCGCGGTACGAAAAGCACTTTCTGAGTACAAAACAGACAAACAGGACTGCCTTATTGTATATGACGACCTTAATCTTGACGTCGGTGACGTTCGGTTAAGGCCACAAGGCAGCGCCGGCGGTCACAATGGGATTGCCAACATCATTGAGTTATTGGGAACACGTGAGTTTCCACGACTTCGGTTTGGCATCGGAAATGATTTTCCGAAAGGCCGGCAGGTTGATTTTGTACTTTCGCCGTTCAACAACTCAGATCAAAAGTATTTGGAAGAGGGCATTCAAAAAGCCCATGATGCCTGCCTGCATTTTGCACGGGAAGGCATCGCAAAAACCATGAACAACTTTAATTAATGAATGTTGACTGAAGCCAGACTTCAGCACATTGAACTTAAACTAACGTAACGGGAAACAATGCATACTTTAGTCTATCTAATACCGGTGGCAGGGGTGCTCGCACTTTTGTACACTGCATTTAAATCTTCCTGGGTATCTAAACAAGATATCGGGACCGAAAAAATGGAACGCATCAGCAAGCATATTGCGAGCGGCGCCATGGCCTTCCTTAAAGCTGAATACAAAGTACTTTCTATCTTTGTAGCTGTTGTGGCTGTAATTCTTGCTTTCAGTGCCGACCCAACCACTTCCAGCTGGATGGTTGCTATCTCATTTGTAATTGGTGCCCTGTGCTCCGGTCTTGCAGGCTTTATTGGAATGAAAGTTGCCACTAAAGCAAATGTAAGAACAACAAATGCTGCTCGTACCAGCCTTGGTAAAGGACTTGAAGTTGCCTTCGCCGGTGGTTCCGTAATGGGACTTGGCGTGGTAGGCCTTGGAGTTTT is a genomic window containing:
- a CDS encoding DUF3078 domain-containing protein; this translates as MTIRIKALTAFLFLSFISLTVSAQTITIPDTLSGWEQKWVASFNGSQAAYSNWSQGGASSVSGTGSSVLNLLYRQDQFAYGFRTNVKYGQSRIKNEGVRKTDDLISIRNRFTYTFREDGSLAAYGVIGFQTQFDKGYEYNSEEGVPDELISDFMAPAYINEGVGLAYEPGNSFTFEAGLGLKQTIVNDDSLSAVYGLDPGDNFRSEGGLTTGITFEKQVAENIMYSSSLETFTNFLIPVSETDVMWGNELVGQINSIVSASFQFELRYDNDFSSEVQLKQVLSAGVSVNLY
- a CDS encoding DUF2851 family protein; translation: MAKPGFAHSEAFLQWIWENLLFDFSDLQTTSGHAVTILNPGKKNVSDGPDFKQATLEIDGLRWHGDIELHTKSSNWRSHAHHTDPNFNSVVLHVVADSNPEQVQTQNRSRPYTLNILPYLSEKLHVFLKNFEEHSPELPCTSGFHFISEEAFYRQIEQAHREYFEKKSDDFLTFFDPNLLPSKAWKQALIISLWDGLGIPHNREAMATTAAELLKKWDGQDIKEAKAMSLEIAGFTNADSDLNWNYKSVRPANHPEKRIEQAVELSAAILQEPFNHFLATEAIHLWEQWFRKAALNQTARFEILFGTVYLPALFMLGNLFASGRLKSASLSSWKNLRTPIPASLLKKFRPFHLQDKRYRKKLGSIHQLNSYCKASRCSECFVLKKAIQS
- a CDS encoding phosphoribosyltransferase family protein, with translation MKKQIVLMDRARMERTLKRMAIQVWERINKENEGEMVLIGLNERGEATARLLGESLEELMGTDIAVHRYDVQGKASKSSLPDCNDKFVLLVDDVIFSGKTMFSALSAVCSVYEPESIEIAALLDRGHRKYPLRTDLMGITVPTKPGEHIEVMLKDGSLSQAVLFKNN
- a CDS encoding ribose-phosphate diphosphokinase, with the protein product MDTPLAIFSGTSNPALARAIAEEYGTSLGDVTIKKFSDGEQYVKYEQSIRGEDIFVIQSTPPPGDNIIELLLLLDAAKRASVKRVTAVIPYFGYARQDRKDQPRVSIGSKLMANLLVKAGADRILTMDLHAAQIQGFFDIPLDHLYASRAFIDHFTSNPIDNLVVVAPDVGSLKMARAYSKKLGATLAFIDKRRPKANQSEIMNLIGEVEGKNVLIVDDLIDTAGTLTNAAAALKERGALSIVAICTHPILSGPAFQRIEDSPIDELLVTDTVQLRQPSDKIKVLSIANIFAEAIQRIHTNDTISALFDN
- a CDS encoding 50S ribosomal protein L25, producing the protein MAYPELVKLEGKVRETSKKANKALREELRVPAVLYGPDVEENVHFSIDELELEKILRKPQTKLQELTVDGKSYKTLLKRTEFDPVTDRPIHADFYVLADDQKVTLRVPIKISGNAKGVVENGGRVFKPMNFVRIRVLPADIPAEFEIDISPLEIGQSFHISDLELEGIIPLDDLSRTIVTIRPPKGADFLENLVAGITEETEEEVVAEGEAAEGEELAEGEEAPEGEEGEDSSEEKTEE
- a CDS encoding YtxH domain-containing protein, whose product is MKRVLGTLLVSATAFAGGMVTALLLSPKSGEVNRRWVSKQGKKTKGILEEKSRKWKEDSEKRIDRFSKGVKRTLKDSVPNLYEATENLHFSEGEEVEEITRHG
- the pth gene encoding aminoacyl-tRNA hydrolase: MSLIVGLGNIGQEYEGTRHNIGFEIVDAIAETLSTTFRPGNGPFVVAEGRHRGRKVVLIKPTTYMNRSGVAVRKALSEYKTDKQDCLIVYDDLNLDVGDVRLRPQGSAGGHNGIANIIELLGTREFPRLRFGIGNDFPKGRQVDFVLSPFNNSDQKYLEEGIQKAHDACLHFAREGIAKTMNNFN